The following are from one region of the Nicotiana tomentosiformis chromosome 7, ASM39032v3, whole genome shotgun sequence genome:
- the LOC104086527 gene encoding uncharacterized protein encodes MDFFYGNSNDSQASKVQSLDVSPINSQNFIGRGRFYPGPKTRILNPYASSDSSGSSSNRVLSPLARYLHSSSPVSFASDSPERRSLVNTSSGSRSGSGGGGVFRSPLASIENIEIPTAFRTPVKVEEDVVVMDGILVEPKHGARAKSLPSTSDSGGRLSSSTSGSENSSHKSEVCRWWGDTGTCRFGSKCRFVHGKEDLRPTAFANRNHSEALSSRSYSSGSRAYGPRGRSVHHQVHSAASSTESAAMATPTTVKKVVSTKDKEPPSSDSSPSSTTSTIVISGTDWSPLDDNIEVSLPSSGEKCPSREDVNAHIQTVLYGLSGRKRLPVFVEFSEE; translated from the exons ATGGATTTTTTCTACGGTAACAGTAACGATTCGCAAGCTTCCAAAGTCCAGTCCTTGGATGTTTCACcaatcaactctcaaaacttcATCGGCCGTGGCCGTTTTTATCCTGGACCAAAAACTCGGATCCTCAATCCTTACGCTTCTTCAGATAGTTCTGGTAGTTCTTCCAATAGAGTACTCTCTCCGCTAGCCCGATACCTTCATTCCAGCTCACCGGTGTCGTTTGCCAGCGATTCGCCGGAGCGTCGTTCTCTGGTCAATACTAGCAGCGGAAGCAGAAGCGGTTCCGGCGGCGGCGGCGTTTTCCGTTCGCCTCTAGCTTCGATTGAGAACATCGAGATTCCGACGGCGTTCAGGACTCCGGTGAAAGTCGAAGAGGATGTGGTAGTCATGGACGGCATTCTCGTTGAGCCGAAACATGGCGCAAGAGCTAAATCGTTGCCGTCAACGTCAGATTCCGGCGGAAGGTTGTCGTCGTCAACATCAGGAAGTGAAAATAGCTCTCACAAGTCGGAAGTTTGTCGGTGGTGGGGTGATACCGGCACGTGCCGCTTTGGTTCCAAATGCCGG TTTGTACACGGAAAAGAAGATTTACGCCCAACTGCTTTCGCCAACAGGAATCATTCTGAG GCACTGAGCAGCAGGTCATACAGTTCAGGATCACGTGCATATGGACCGAGGGGCCGATCTGTTCATCACCAGGTCCACTCAGCCGCATCTTCAACAGAATCAGCAGCAATGGCCACGCCTACTACTGTTAAAAAAGTCGTGTCTACTAAAGACAAAGAGCCCCCAAGCAGCGACAGTAGCCCCAGTTCCACCACCTCCACAATTGTTATCTCTGGCACTGACTGGTCTCCCCTGGATGATAATATCGAGGTTTCTTTGCCTTCTTCTGGTGAAAAATGTCCTTCCAGGGAAGATGTTAATGCTCATATACAGACTGTTCTCTATGGTCTTTCTGGAAGGAAGAGATTGCCGGTATTTGTTGAATTTTCTGAGGAGTAG